In a single window of the Vitis vinifera cultivar Pinot Noir 40024 chromosome 6, ASM3070453v1 genome:
- the LOC100253583 gene encoding spermidine coumaroyl-CoA acyltransferase: MATHKNTIHIPFLLEKMDVVLVKPAKPTPSEVLSFSTIDNDPNLEIICQTIYAYKAKRFSSSDDNGHDLASSNGKTHDLDSCDPASVISDALSRVLVYYYPLAGKLKRHSDGELRLNCNAAGVPFLVATANCELSSLCYLDGITVELAKPFVFDWPGDGGDGRHPLVLQVTKFSCGGFTIGMGISHSVCDGFGAAQFFRALAELASGKSEPTVKPVWERERLVGTPRKNPFQIPIDEASLATSPHLPPTEIVHDCFNVNSESIKRLKTSLMKQCGDEAPKEGFTTIEALGAYVWRSRFRALELNSDGTTLFSMTVGYRRLLNPPLPDGYYGNAFGAANATTMGKDLNKGPLSRVSKLIKESKKIACSSDYIRNSIDMLEFMRRQNTKFETNDATVVLTDWRRLGLVEEVDFGWKEPVNMIPVPWNMFNYVGLCILTSPSSLDPAMKGGVRVLVSLPAAAIPKFKEEMNALSLGDDKALA; the protein is encoded by the coding sequence ATGGCAACCCACAAAAATACCATCCATATCCCCTTCTTGCTTGAGAAGATGGATGTTGTGCTTGTTAAACCTGCAAAACCCACTCCTTCTGAGGTCCTTTCTTTCTCTACCATTGACAATGACCCCAATCTTGAGATCATTTGCCAAACCATTTATGCGTACAAAGCAAAGAGATTTTCCTCTAGTGATGATAATGGTCATGATCTAGCTTCCTCGAACGGGAAAACCCATGATCTGGATTCTTGTGACCCAGCTAGTGTAATCAGTGACGCCCTCTCCAGAGTGTTAGTTTATTACTATCCTCTAGCTGGGAAGCTCAAGAGGCACAGTGATGGAGAACTTAGACTCAACTGCAATGCTGCTGGGGTGCCTTTTCTAGTGGCAACAGCCAATTGCGAGCTTTCTTCCCTCTGTTATTTAGATGGGATTACTGTCGAACTTGCTAAACCCTTTGTGTTTGATTGGCCAGGCGATGGTGGCGATGGTAGACACCCTCTGGTGCTGCAGGTGACTAAGTTTTCTTGTGGGGGTTTCACAATTGGAATGGGCATATCCCACTCAGTCTGTGATGGGTTCGGTGCTGCTCAATTCTTCCGTGCCTTGGCTGAGCTTGCAAGCGGAAAGAGCGAGCCAACTGTGAAACCAGTGTGGGAGAGGGAGAGGTTAGTGGGAACACCCAGAAAAAACCCCTTCCAAATCCCTATAGATGAGGCTTCTTTAGCAACTTCACCACACTTGCCACCCACTGAAATTGTGCATGACTGCTTCAACGTGAATAGTGAGAGTATCAAAAGACTCAAAACTAGCTTGATGAAACAATGTGGGGATGAAGCTCCCAAAGAGGGTTTCACCACCATTGAAGCCCTCGGTGCCTATGTTTGGAGATCTAGGTTTAGAGCCTTAGAATTGAACTCAGATGGAACAACCCTCTTCTCCATGACTGTGGGGTATAGACGCCTTCTCAATCCCCCTCTGCCTGATGGGTATTACGGGAATGCTTTTGGTGCTGCAAATGCCACAACAATGGGGAAGGATCTCAATAAAGGACCTCTCTCAAGGGTTTCCAAACTGATCAAAGAAAGCAAGAAGATTGCTTGTAGCTCTGACTACATTAGGAACTCAATAGACATGCTGGAGTTCATGAGACGACAAAATACAAAGTTCGAAACCAACGACGCAACCGTGGTTTTAACAGACTGGCGAAGACTGGGTCTAGTTGAAGAAGTAGATTTCGGGTGGAAGGAGCCTGTGAACATGATACCGGTGCCATGGAACATGTTCAACTACGTGGGTTTATGTATTCTCACTTCTCCTTCCAGTCTGGATCCTGCAATGAAAGGTGGGGTGAGGGTCCTTGTTTCCCTTCCTGCAGCTGCCATACCCAAGTTCAAGGAAGAGATGAATGCCCTCAGTCTTGGAGATGACAAGGCTTTAGCTTGA
- the LOC100258727 gene encoding alanine--glyoxylate aminotransferase 2 homolog 3, mitochondrial, producing MQRISKISGALSGSYLQLCRRSLSRLAQTQPALVDDDAVLPKMPPFDYSPPPYTGPSAAEILKKRQEYLSPSLFHFYSNPLNLVDGKMQYLFDENGRRYLDAFGGIATVCCGHCHPDVVEAIVSQTQRLQHSTVLYLNHAIAEFAEALASKMPGDLKVVFFTNSGTEANELAMMIARLYTGFHDIISLRNAYHGNAAATMSATAQCNYKFNVVQTGVHHALNPDQYRGVFGSDGLKYAKDVQDLIDYGTCGNVAGFLAEAIQGVGGILELAPGYLAAVYGTIKKAGGLCIADEVQSGFARTGSHFWGFEAHGVVPDIVTMAKGIGNGVPIGAVVTTPEIAKVLTYRTYFNTFGGNPVSTASGLAVLRVIEKEKLQENAHVVGSYLKDRLTSLKEKHEIIGDVRGRGLMLGVELVTDRQLKTPAKVETLHVMDKMKEMGVLIGKGGFYGNVFRITPPLCFTKEDADFLVDVMDYTMSRM from the exons ATGCAGAGGATCTCAAAAATCTCAGGGGCATTATCGGGAAGTTATCTCCAGTTGTGCCGTCGTAGCCTCTCCCGGCTGGCTCAAACCCAGCCTGCTCTTGTGGACGATGATGCTGTTCTTCCCAAAATGCCCCCCTTCGATTACTCTCCTCCTCCCTATACGGGACCTTCCGCCGCTGAGATCTTGAAGAAGCGTCAAGAGTATCTCAGTCCTtccttgttccacttctactcCAACCCA TTGAACTTGGTAGATGGAAAGATGCAGTACTTGTTTGACGAGAATGGTCGTCGATACCTTGATGCATTTGGAGGAATTGCGACTGTATGTTGTGGACACTGTCATCCTGATGTGGTGGAGGCAATAGTAAGTCAGACGCAGAGATTGCAGCATTCCACAGTTTTGTATCTGAATCATGCCATTGCTGAATTTGCTGAGGCATTAGCATCCAAGATGCCTGGAGATCTCAAG GTTGTCTTCTTTACGAATTCTGGGACTGAAGCAAATGAGTTAGCTATGATGATTGCTCGGTTGTATACCGGTTTCCATGATATTATTTCCCTTAGGAATGCATATCATGGGAATGCAGCTGCGACTATGAGTGCTACTGCTCAATGTAACTACAAGTTCAATGTTGTACAG ACTGGAGTTCATCATGCCTTGAACCCAGATCAATACAGAGGTGTCTTTGGTTCTGATGGATTGAAATATGCAAAAGATGTTCAAGACCTCATTGATTATGGTACTTGTGGCAATGTTGCTGGCTTTCTTGCAGAAGCCATTCAG GGAGTGGGTGGAATTTTAGAGTTGGCCCCAGGTTACTTGGCTGCTGTGTATGGCACCATTAAAAAAGCAGGAGGCCTTTGTATAGCTGATGAGGTTCAATCAGGTTTTGCTCGCACAGGCAGTCATTTCTGGGGGTTTGAGGCCCATGGTGTTGTGCCTGATATTGTGACTATGGCAAAG GGCATTGGAAATGGCGTTCCCATTGGTGCAGTGGTAACCACTCCTGAGATAGCAAAGGTCTTGACTTATCGCACTTATTTTAATACTTTTGGGGGAAATCCCGTATCTACTGCTAGTGGACTAGCTGTTCTGAGGGTGATCGAGAAAGAAAAGCTTCAGGAGAATGCACATGTTGTGGGGTCATATTTGAAAGACCGTCTCACTTCCCTCAAGGAAAAGCATGAAA TTATTGGGGATGTAAGGGGAAGAGGTCTGATGCTTGGTGTTGAACTTGTAACTGATCGGCAGTTAAAAACTCCAGCAAAGGTAGAAACTCTGCATGTTATGGACAAGATGAaag AAATGGGAGTGCTGATAGGCAAAGGTGGATTTTATGGGAATGTGTTTAGGATCACACCTCCCCTCTGCTTCACTAAGGAAGACGCTG ATTTCCTAGTGGATGTGATGGACTACACGATGTCAAggatgtga